The following are encoded together in the Strongyloides ratti genome assembly S_ratti_ED321, chromosome : 2 genome:
- a CDS encoding Protein sarah: protein MSLPTTEHKIVTTDEDLPTAIIITEVPLEVFDDETEKQHFTNLFDEFQPDIHFDFLRSFQRLRIIFSSPEHATAALMLVKHHNYKGKQLKAFFARNIRLQAKTCQDSFGHLQLPTNDKLYLISPPASPPCFWEQTREMAPVICDIELMSKLAAISMEDDYSVHEGGIECPTIIVSPCKESNTDEEVFGYSPKLQIAHTPMPPRCT, encoded by the exons ATGTCCTTACCAACAACTGAACATAAAATTGTGACAACTGATGAAGACTTACCAACAGCAATTATAATAACTGAAGTTCCATTGGAAGTTTTTGATGATGAAACAGAGAAACAACATTTTACtaatttatttgatgaaTTTCAACCTGATATTCATTTTGATTTTCTTCGTTCTTTTCAAAGACttagaataatattttcatctCCAGAACATGCTACGGCTGCTTTGATGTTAGTAAAACATCATAATTATAAAGGAAAACAATTAAAAGCATTTTTTGCTAGG aaTATAAGATTACAAGCAAAAACATGTCAGGATTCATTTGGACATTTACAATTACCtacaaatgataaattatatcttATTTCACCACCAGCATCACCACCTTGTTTCTGGGAACAGACACGTGAAATGGCTCCTGTTATTTGTGATATAGAATTAATGTCAAAATTAGCAGCAATTTCAATGGAAGATGACTATTCTGTTCATGAGGGTGGTATAGAATGCCCCACAATAATTGTTTCACCATGTAAAGAAAGCAATACTGATGAGGAAGTATTTGGATATTCTCCAAAACTTCAAATTGCTCATACACCAATGCCACCAAGATGTACATGA
- a CDS encoding Pleckstrin homology-like domain-containing protein, whose product MTIESFKEKLSTLNKCFVDKITEEFSKTPHADFTPCMLDYIKHLSGIDDECCDHFSRTNGVSSPKFPAQKITENPLLPTIVPKLPPPEPVKSGRVGGKIKRKASSSIDDEMNNDEDSGSRKNGTFVVPAAPKSTTSFESKPSLFGSNAKLPDSSKPIPMFNFPTMDSKTTSTNIFTSPSSLTDEKDKNVTKEKTYSIFNSGTLSDISKKPEDSDNDKSNTKPSYPSLFGSTDNTKPMFSFMSAPVSQEKDGKTQTKSTLPTFCFQPNTTVSEKKNEEENKGEEENDEEEEQQEKYDPLQADKDALYNVKCSLHQLIDKQYVKKGVAFINVKELDGKKVIIVRATNAIGSILINTHINENLKVAKLEGTKVRLSFPNSNGSEMETWIARVPGENDVKELLENLKF is encoded by the exons atgaCTATTGAAAGTTTCAAAGAAAAGCTAtcaacattaaataaatgttttgtaGATAAAATAACAGAAGAATTTAGTAAAACTCCTCATGCTGATTTT acACCTTGCATGTTAGattatattaaacatttaagTGGTATTGATGATGAATGTTGTGACCACTTTTCTAGGACTAATGGTGTATCAAGTCCAAAATTTCCAGCTCAAAAAATTACAGAGAATCCTTTACTGCCGACAATTGTTCCAAAATTACCTCCACCAGAACCAGTTAAAAGTGGAAGAGTAGgaggaaaaataaaaagaaaagctTCAAGTAGTATAGATGATGAAATGAATAATGATGAAGATAGTGGATCAAGAAAAAATGGCACCTTTGTTGTTCCTGCTGCTCCAAAATCTACGACATCATTTGAATCTAAGCCATCTTTATTTGGTAGCAATGCTAAGCTGCCAGATTCTTCAAAACCAATTCCTATGTTTAATTTTCCTACAATGGACTCAAAAACAACAtctacaaatatttttacatcaCCATCTAGTTTGACAGATGAGaaagataaaaatgtaaCAAAGGAAAAAACGTATAGTATTTTTAACAGTGGTACTTTATCagatatttctaaaaaaccTGAGGATTctgataatgataaatcaAATACTAAACCATCTTATCCAAGTCTATTTGGTTCTACTGATAATACAAAACCAATGTTTTCTTTCATGTCGGCTCCTGTTAGTCAAGAAAAAGATGGAAAAACTCAAACTAAATCAACATTACCAACATTTTGTTTTCAACCTAATACAACAGttagtgaaaaaaaaaatgaagagGAAAACAAAGGTGAAGAAGAGAACGACGAGGAAGAAGAACAGCAAGAAAAGTATGATCCATTACAAGCAGACAAAGATGCATTATATAATGTGAAATGCTCTCTTCATCAGCTAATTGACAAGCAGTATGTTAAAAAAGGTGTAGCTTTCATTAATGTAAAAGAATTAGATggaaaaaaagttataattgtAAGAGCAACAAATGCAATTGGATCAATTCTTATTAATACTCATATAAATGAAAACTTAAAAGTAGCCAAATTGGAAGGAACCAAAGTACGATTATCATTTCCAAATAGTAATGGAAGTGAAATGGAAACGTGGATTGCACGTGTACCAGGAGAAAATGACGTCAAAGAACTACTTGAAAATTTGAAGTTTTAA
- a CDS encoding Glycosyltransferase 2-like domain-containing protein translates to MLMKSFSFLTLFFLSLTLAENNNEIKDSNNKEEKQKWGYINFGFNTYVSDKIGPKRDIMKQAHPLCDKLEYAITLKASIVIVYHNEALSVLIRMLNGILNKTPKELLKEIILFDDYTNSELIIDEYLKEYASIEGWNMDIFKFYRSSQREGLIRAKVLASRHAEGDVLVFLDSHCEPNDRWLEPLLHEIQKNPKIIALPIVDLINPNKFDYTKAMFAKSGFDWSLYFRWEYIPWDYFDKEENHIIPVDSPGMPGGLLAVDRKFFKEQGEYDMGMEIWGAENVEMSIRAWLCGDGVKLVPCSRVGHVFRHRRPYKSKPELTDSNLYNSLRTVKVWFDEYQEQFYLARPKAKDMEISSIQERIELRKRLNCKPFKWYLENIYPKLLSEIKLTKMEL, encoded by the exons atgtTAATGAAATCCTTTagttttttaacattattttttctatcttTAACATTGgctgaaaataataatgaaataaaagataGTAACAATA AGgaagaaaaacaaaaatggggatatataaattttggtTTTAACACTTATGTTAGTGATAAAATAGGCCCAAAAAGAGATATAATGAAACAAGCACATCCTTT atGTGATAAGCTTGAATATGCAATAACTTTAAAAGCATCAATTGTCATAGTTTATCATAATGAAGCTCTCAGTGTGCTAATTAGAATGTTAAAtggaattttaaataaaacaccAAAAGAATTactaaaagaaattattttatttgatgacTATACAAATAGTGAGCTAATAATTGATGAATATTTGAAAGAATATGCATCTATAGAAGGATGGAATAtggatatttttaaattttatagatCATCACAAAGAGAAGGTTTAATAAGGGCTAAAGTTTTAGCCTCAAGGCATGCAGAAGGAGATGTCTTAGTATTTTTAGACTCACATTGTGAACCTAATGATAGATGGTTAGAACCTTTACTTCAtgaaatacaaaaaaatccAAAAATTATAGCTTTACCAATAGTAGATTTAATTAATCCCaataaatttgattataCAAAAGCTATGTTTGCAAAAAGTGGCTTTGATTGGagtttatattttagatGGGAATACATTCCATGGGATTACTTTGATAAAGAAGAAAATCATATTATTCCAGTAGACTCTCCCGGGATGCCAGGAGGGTTATTAGCTGTTGATAGAAAATTCTTTAAAGAACAAGGAGAATACGATATGGGAATGGAGATATGGGGGGCAGAGAATGTTGAAATGAGTATTAGA GCATGGTTGTGTGGAGATGGTGTTAAATTAGTCCCTTGTAGTAGAGTAGGCCACGTTTTTAGACATCGAAGACCATACAAATCTAAACCTGAACTTACTGACAGCAATCTTTATAATAGCCTTCGAACTGTTAAAGTATGGTTTGATGAGTACCAGGAACAATTTTACCTTGCAAGACCCAAAGCAAAAGATATGGAAATTTCAAGTATTCAAGAGAGAATAGAACTAAGAAAGAGATTAAATTGTAAACCTTTTAAATGGTATTTAGAAAACATATATCCTAAGCTATTAtctgaaataaaattaacaaaaatggAACTATGA
- a CDS encoding Chromo domain/shadow and Chromo domain-like and Chromo domain-containing protein, producing the protein MGKSKKNISENEEEYVVEDILDDKFEDGIRFYKIKWEGYPISDCTWEPSENLSKSLIKQYEISRKKKIPFSKVKLDKGESDSGEEDNEPKMKEILDSCEENGKLKYQVLFTDGESKWLKAKKVKGRRLVEAFQAKKTNEELSRKRSKNFSETESEVEITSKKRNYSRSISSFDEVNSPGSKKSEGTRKSSRILARIWDNTIERGSCTPTSALVKDFSSIPNTPSTPKSQSKGNSLPENPTSSEVKNNVFSSELSNSKKNNNKKSKVKSNENKREHYNIEKIVDHRVVDGIKEYKVRWENCSSEEDTWKPLDTFKDSNLVTEYENLTVSLKSSKSTSKAKCGFLQRLMKNTKKGVAYNESEIIGILDKHYNKDHDGFFLVLLKNKEIVYICPDDIPSNFKEECIHAERKRTFNC; encoded by the exons ATGGGAAAAAGTAAAAAGAACATTAGTGAAAATGAGGAAGAATATGTTGTTGAGGATATCTTGGATGACAAATTTGAAGATGGAATAAggttttacaaaattaaatggGAAGGTTATCCTATTAGTGATTGTACCTGGGAACCTTCCGAAAATCTC tctAAATCTTTAATCAAGCAGTATGAAataagtagaaaaaaaaagattccTTTTTCTAAAGTTAAATTAGATAAAGGTGAAAGTGACAGTGGTGAAGAAGACAATGAACCAAAAATGAAAGAGATTTTAGATAGTTGTGAAGAAAAtggtaaattaaaatatcaagTTTTATTTACTGATGGGGAATCTAAATGGTTAAAGGCCAAAAAGGTCAAAGGTAGACGTTTAGTGGAAGCTTTTCAAGCTAAAAAAACTAATGAAGAACTCAGTAGAAAAagatctaaaaatttttcagaAACTGAAAGCGAAGTTGAAATTACttctaaaaaaagaaattatagtAGATCTATTTCGAGTTTTGACGAGGTAAACTCGCCCGgttcaaaaaaaagtgaaGGGACCAGGAAAAGTTCTAGAATTTTGGCAAGAATTTGGGACAATACCATTGAAAGAGGTAGTTGTACTCCAACTTCTGCTCTTGTAAAag attttagTTCCATTCCAAATACTCCATCTACTCCTAAATCTCAATCAAAAGGAAATTCTTTACCAGAAAATCCTACTTCTTCTGAAGTTAAAAATAACGTATTTTCCAGTGAATTGTCTAATAgcaagaaaaataataacaaaaagtCAAAAGTTAAATCAAATGAAAACAAAAGAGAACATTacaatattgaaaaaattgtcGATCATCGTGTTGTCGATGGcattaaagaatataaagTTCGCTGGGAAAATTGTTCTTCTGAAGAAGATACATGGAAACCTTTAGATACTTTTAAA GATTCAAATTTGGTTACTGAATACGAAAATTTAACAGTATCTTTGAAGTCTAGTAAAAGCACAAGCAAAGCAAAATGTGGTTTTCTCCAAAGACTTATGAAGAATACAAAAAAAGGAGTAGCCTATAATGAGTCAGAAATCATTGGAATTCTTGATAAACATTACAACAAAGATCATGATGGGTTTTTTTTggttcttttaaaaaataaagaaatagtCTATATCTGTCCAGATGATATACcatcaaattttaaagaagaaTGCATTCATGCTGAAAGAAAAAGAACTTTTAATTGTTGA